One window of the Tachypleus tridentatus isolate NWPU-2018 chromosome 10, ASM421037v1, whole genome shotgun sequence genome contains the following:
- the LOC143231093 gene encoding forkhead box protein N3-like has translation MAITESLMKERKIFVTMATKQSFQIYSQNGVSSPLRFNIANGTASIIEMSNGHSKVNGNSSPSEKGDFEDDDLTNLTWLQDTNLLRNIQMGTCGEAEVLHDSRASDLFEDAAEEGSDKVDVSTGNPLSNKSTFSEPYNPQVHINAKPPYSFSCLIFMAIEDSPVKALAVKDIYSWILSHFPYFQQAPTGWKNSVRHNLSLNKCFCKVEKIKGQNIGKGSLWCIDPQFRPNLLQALRKSPSSSFSHMPSLDYIMRSDEDNNRDKPLPLAPTQSNINLPSPELFPYLSKRLSASTVKDPEVDAAATMLALKNGPSLRSMHNYCEESENTISPSGRKQRRQRLRIRKVISGIQSKYHHSETPVVTNSPSEDHNYSASLTSYGENRPSSVSPASLRIDISDASDVEDESTDSSSESSQEPTRGTLKRKARIRSDCASKRPLNGLSRKQMKIKSTDTEDEQTLAEGARALLNFVKIATSKRYIFQPSNDVAGNTLSDR, from the exons ATGGCCATCACTGAGTCTTTGATGAAGGAAAGGAAGATATTTGTGACCATGGCTACTAAACAGTCATTTCAGATCTACAGTCAGAATGGTGTGTCCTCACCACTGAGGTTTAATATTGCTAATGGAACTGCAAGTATTATTGAGATGTCTAATGGACATAGTAAAGTCAATGGTAATAGCAGTCCCAGTGAAAAGGGGGATTTTGAGGATGATGACTTAACTAATCTCACGTGGTTGCAGGACAcaaatttattaagaaatattcaAATGGGTACCTGTGGTGAAGCGGAAGTCTTGCACGACAGTCGAGCCAGCGACCTATTTGAAGATGCTGCAGAGGAAGGAAGTGATAAAGTAGATGTCTCAACAGGAAATCCATTGTCTAATAAGTCTACCTTCAGTGAACCCTACAATCCTCAGGTTCATATAAATGCCAAGCCTCCCTACTCCTTCAGTTGCCTTATTTTCATGGCCATTGAGGATTCTCCTGTCAAAGCACTTGCAGTCAAAGATATTTACTCTTGGATTCTCTCTCATTTTCCATACTTCCAACAAGCCCCAACAGGGTGGAAGAACTCGGTCCGTCATAACTTGTCTCTAAACAAGTGTTTCTGTAAAGTTGAAAAAATcaaaggccag AATATAGGGAAAGGCTCCCTCTGGTGTATTGATCCCCAGTTCCGGCCTAACCTGCTTCAGGCCTTGAGGAAGTCCCCATCTTCTTCATTTTCACATATGCCTAGTTTGGACTACATTATGCGGTCAGATGAAGATAATAACCG TGACAAGCCACTACCTTTAGCTCCAACTCAATCAAATATCAATCTGCCTTCCCCTG AGCTCTTCCCATATTTGTCCAAAAGACTAAGTGCTTCCACTGTGAAAG ATCCAGAGGTAGATGCTGCAGCCACAATGTTGGCATTGAAAAATGGTCCTTCTCTACGGAGTATGCATA ATTACTGTGAGGAATCAGAAAATACAATCTCTCCGAGTGGACGGAAACAAAGGAGGCAACGCTTGAGGATTAG GAAAGTAATCAGTGGTATCCAGTCGAAGTACCATCACAGTGAGACACCAGTGGTTACTAATAGTCCCAGTGAAGACCACAATTACAGTGCCTCTCTCACATCTTATGGTGAGAACCGACCATCTAGTGTGTCACCAGCCTCTCTCAGAATTGATATCTCAGACGCCAGTGATGTGGAGGACGAGAGTACTGACAGTAGCAGCGAAAGTAGCCAAGAACCCACTAGAGGGACTTTGAAACGGAAGGCAAGGATCCGTAGTGACTGTGCATCAAAAAGACCTCTAAATGGTTTGTCTAGGAAACAGATGAAAATTAAATCAACTGACACAGAAGACGAACAGACGCTTGCTGAAGGAGCTCGTgctttgttgaattttgtgaaaaTCGCTACAAGTAAAAGATACATCTTCCAACCTAGCAACGATGTAGCAGGGAACACGTTATCTGACAGATAG